A window of Apium graveolens cultivar Ventura chromosome 8, ASM990537v1, whole genome shotgun sequence contains these coding sequences:
- the LOC141680030 gene encoding uncharacterized protein LOC141680030 yields MWDIVESGFNEPADATAEAALPNAEKTALKESRKKDTKALYTIFQGVDESTFEKISEAKIAKDAWEILQKSFQGVEKVKKVRLQVLRGEFENIKMKASKNIGEYVTRLKTVTNEMKRNGESLDDVRVMEKLLRSLMRKFDYVVTSIEESKDLSTISIDELVGSLQAHEQRMNQYDDTSHLEKALQSKVSIGESSSSSSSGRGRGGFRGGYRGGRGRGRQSFNRSQNTEGYRPSGRGQNFRGRGRGGFQRGDNYEYRSPKVEERSHFAAVKEDKDIGTAMFLTYKGDEESKKNVWYLDSGASNHMTGHKDLFTEIDETISGEVTFGDSSKISVKGKGTITIVLKNGEKKFINDVYHIPALKSNIISLGQLVEKGHYIQMQDNSLVIRNRDQELITDVEMSKNRLFTLDIQTKMQRCLKTVIKNDS; encoded by the exons GGATATTGTCGAAAGTGGGTTTAACGAGCCCGCAGATGCAACGGCTGAAGCAGCACTTCCAAATGCCGAGAAGACGGCGTTAAAGGAGTCCCGTAAAAAGGACACAAAGGCGTTGTACACAATTTTTCAAGGTGTTGATGAATCTACCTTTGAAAAAATTTCAGAAGCAAAAATAGCAAAAGATGCGTGGGAGATTTTGCAGAAATCATTCCAAGGCGTGGAAAAAGTAAAAAAGGTGCGGCTCCAAGTTCTTCGTGGCGAGTTCGAAAATATTAAAATGAAGGCCTCAAAAAATATTGGTGAATATGTTACTCGTTTAAAAACAGTGACAAATGAGAtgaagagaaatggagaaagtcTCGATGATGTTCGGGTCATGGAAAAATTACTCCGTTCGTTGATGAGAAAATTTGATTACGTGGTTACTTCTATCGAGGAGTCAAAAGATTTGTCCACAATTTCCATTGATGAGCTAGTTGGTTCACTTCAAGCGCATGAGCAGCGgatgaaccagtatgatgatACAAGCCATTTAGAAAAGGCGTTGCAAAGTAAGGTGTCCATTGGTGAAAGTTCAAGCAGTAGCAGTTCTGGTCGTGGAAGAGGTGGCTTTAGAGGTGGCTACCGTGGTGGAAGAGGACGTGGAAGACAGTCCTTCAATAGAAGCCAGAACACTGAAGGTTATCGTCCATCTGGCCGTGGTCAGAATTTTAGAGGACGAGGACGAGGAGGATTTCAACGAGGTGATAA TTATGAATATAGATCACCGAaagtggaagaaagaagtcattttgcagcagtaaaagaagacaaagatattGGCACTGCTATGTTCCTCACTTATAAAGGCGACGAGGAGAGCAAGAAaaatgtttggtatcttgactcTGGTGCAAGCAACCACATGACGGGCCATAAAGATTTATTTACGGAGATAGACGAGACCATCAGCGGAGAAGTTACGTTTGGTGATTCATCGAAGATTTCAGTCAAAGGTAAAGGTACAATTACGATTGTATTGAAGAATGGTGAGAAAAAGTTTATTAATGATGTTTACCATATACCTGCTTTGAAAAGTAACATCATCAGTCTTGGCCAACTTGTGGAGAAAGGACATTATATACAGATGCAGGATAATTCTCTCGTCATCAGGAATCGGGATCAAGAATTAATTACAGatgtggagatgtcaaagaatcgTTTGTTTACACTTGATATACAGACGAAGATGCAGAGGTGTTTGAAGacggtcattaaaaatgactcataG